One Thermosphaera aggregans DNA segment encodes these proteins:
- a CDS encoding PLP-dependent aminotransferase family protein, with product MTRPDYYKFLSSRANLIEPSPIREMVSKIAVKSKTRQVISFAAGEPDPDVIPRELYAELSSELFKKVRIIGNYSPADGVIDLKNEIAGFMKEFEGVSTNPENIVVTLGGSQAIDLIGRLLLDPGDMVLTENPSYVNTLLVWKHYGVQIKGIPMDDHGLIPEELDKTLSKLSKEGKRVKLLYTISTGQNPSGLTLAQERRKHVLEIASKYDILVVEDTAYNHLLYEPIEVKTLRSMDKEGRVIYVGSFSKVLGTGLRIGWLEGPLEIVEKAKMAKGPMDMCPPVPMQYLVLEVLRNKVFKHVKERAIETYRLKRDLMINAIEKYLPGIKYTRPVAGMFVLIWLPRNIEAAQFTEILLEKYDVAAIPATPFYTDESGRNVVRLNFSMAKTDLIDEGIRRIGELLKELTT from the coding sequence ATGACTAGACCGGATTACTATAAATTCTTAAGTAGCAGGGCCAACCTTATAGAGCCTAGCCCTATAAGGGAGATGGTAAGCAAGATCGCGGTTAAATCAAAAACCAGGCAAGTCATATCCTTTGCGGCGGGAGAGCCGGATCCCGACGTGATACCCAGGGAGCTCTACGCAGAGCTGTCTTCAGAGCTTTTCAAAAAAGTAAGGATAATAGGCAACTACTCCCCTGCTGACGGAGTCATAGACTTGAAGAATGAGATAGCAGGATTCATGAAGGAATTTGAAGGGGTCAGCACAAACCCCGAGAACATCGTTGTAACCCTCGGAGGCTCCCAGGCCATCGATCTTATAGGGAGGCTACTCCTGGATCCGGGAGATATGGTTTTGACTGAGAACCCATCTTACGTTAACACACTCCTCGTCTGGAAGCATTATGGGGTTCAGATTAAGGGAATACCCATGGATGATCATGGGCTGATACCGGAAGAGTTGGACAAGACTCTTTCAAAGCTGAGTAAGGAGGGGAAAAGGGTTAAACTACTCTACACTATCTCGACAGGGCAGAACCCCTCCGGCCTGACTCTGGCCCAGGAGAGGAGGAAGCACGTTCTGGAGATTGCGAGCAAGTACGATATACTCGTAGTGGAGGACACGGCTTACAACCACCTATTGTACGAGCCTATAGAGGTTAAAACGTTAAGATCTATGGATAAGGAGGGCAGAGTTATCTATGTAGGCTCCTTTAGCAAAGTCCTCGGAACAGGATTGAGAATTGGCTGGCTGGAAGGGCCGCTGGAGATTGTTGAGAAAGCTAAGATGGCCAAGGGGCCCATGGACATGTGCCCCCCGGTTCCAATGCAATACTTAGTGCTAGAAGTATTGAGAAACAAGGTTTTCAAGCATGTGAAGGAAAGGGCTATTGAAACCTACAGGTTGAAACGGGATCTAATGATCAACGCCATAGAGAAGTACTTGCCGGGGATCAAGTACACGCGTCCAGTGGCTGGAATGTTCGTGCTGATATGGTTGCCTAGGAACATAGAGGCGGCACAGTTCACAGAAATCCTTCTAGAAAAGTATGATGTCGCAGCAATCCCTGCCACGCCCTTCTACACTGATGAGTCAGGGAGAAATGTCGTTAGGCTCAACTTCTCAATGGCTAAGACAGACCTTATCGATGAGGGTATTAGACGTATAGGAGAGCTTTTAAAGGAGCTCACCACCTAG
- a CDS encoding flavin reductase family protein: MKRLLYPMRTYLIVSGRIGGEVNVMAADWVTMVSADPFIIAVSISPKRYTHKLITRYKEFVVSVPTIEILRDVWLFGSRSRPGKLSEARVTFEKPVAVSVPLIKEAVANLECKVIGMHDYGDHTLFIGEVVAYTYNDKVFPDDEPKPGSGFILHIAKDKFTVEESSAVKLR; the protein is encoded by the coding sequence ATGAAAAGGCTTCTGTACCCTATGCGGACTTATCTAATAGTTTCAGGCAGGATTGGCGGAGAAGTAAATGTTATGGCGGCCGACTGGGTCACCATGGTTTCCGCAGACCCCTTCATCATAGCTGTCTCTATATCCCCTAAGAGATATACTCACAAGCTTATAACAAGGTATAAAGAGTTCGTGGTGAGCGTTCCAACCATTGAAATCCTTAGAGACGTCTGGCTCTTCGGCTCGAGGAGTAGGCCGGGTAAATTATCCGAGGCAAGAGTTACATTCGAGAAGCCCGTAGCCGTGAGCGTTCCACTGATAAAAGAAGCAGTTGCTAATCTAGAATGCAAGGTTATAGGTATGCATGACTACGGGGATCACACGCTTTTCATAGGAGAGGTGGTAGCGTACACTTACAATGACAAGGTCTTCCCCGACGATGAGCCGAAGCCAGGCTCAGGCTTCATTCTTCACATCGCTAAGGACAAGTTTACGGTGGAAGAAAGCTCGGCCGTCAAGCTCAGGTAA